In Oceanispirochaeta sp., one genomic interval encodes:
- the hflK gene encoding FtsH protease activity modulator HflK, whose protein sequence is MPERDVSPEKGKINLPMKPKYIWIILIVVIAAFSIMSGVYVVDQTEEAVVLTLGKYNRTTGAGLQYKIPLGVERAYKVPTKVIQTMQFGFRTDSAGINTVYSKNDYSNESLMLTGDLNIVDVSWIIQYRIVDPQAWLFNVNNKEKTIRDISQSVVNLLVGDRAILNVIGSERISIEDQSIQMLQAVMDDYGMGIQVTTVKLQNIVPPVGEVQDAFEDVNKAIQDMNRLINEGKEAYNKEIPKATGQAQQLIQVAEGYATERVNKANGDTARFSAVLTEYNKNPSITRDRLYYEMIDEVLKKGNPVDIVDKNLKNFVPFKAIGGQTGGVQ, encoded by the coding sequence ATGCCTGAAAGAGATGTCTCTCCTGAAAAAGGAAAGATTAATTTGCCGATGAAGCCAAAGTACATTTGGATCATATTGATTGTTGTCATCGCAGCATTCAGTATTATGAGCGGTGTTTATGTCGTAGACCAGACCGAAGAAGCGGTTGTACTGACACTGGGAAAATATAACCGGACAACCGGAGCGGGACTACAGTATAAAATCCCTCTGGGAGTGGAAAGAGCCTACAAAGTTCCCACCAAGGTAATCCAGACCATGCAGTTCGGTTTCAGAACCGACAGCGCCGGAATCAATACAGTCTATTCAAAGAATGACTATTCCAATGAATCCCTCATGCTTACCGGGGACCTGAACATTGTAGATGTTTCCTGGATCATTCAGTATAGAATTGTTGACCCCCAAGCCTGGCTGTTCAATGTGAACAACAAGGAAAAGACAATCCGGGATATCTCCCAGTCCGTCGTAAACCTGCTGGTAGGAGACCGGGCCATTCTGAATGTTATCGGATCTGAAAGAATAAGCATCGAAGACCAGAGCATCCAGATGCTCCAGGCCGTAATGGATGATTACGGAATGGGTATACAGGTAACGACCGTCAAGCTTCAGAACATAGTGCCCCCCGTGGGAGAAGTTCAGGATGCCTTTGAAGACGTGAATAAAGCCATTCAGGATATGAACAGACTCATCAATGAAGGGAAAGAAGCCTATAACAAGGAAATCCCCAAGGCAACAGGTCAGGCTCAGCAGTTGATTCAGGTGGCAGAGGGATACGCAACAGAGCGTGTGAACAAAGCAAACGGTGATACGGCTCGATTCTCGGCTGTATTGACAGAATACAACAAGAATCCTTCCATTACCCGGGACCGGCTTTACTATGAAATGATAGACGAGGTCCTCAAGAAAGGAAACCCTGTTGATATTGTAGACAAGAATCTTAAAAACTTTGTCCCCTTCAAAGCCATTGGCGGACAGACAGGAGGTGTACAGTGA
- the metG gene encoding methionine--tRNA ligase has protein sequence MKRRLVTSALPYVNNIPHLGNLIQVLSADVFARFCRQYGYETLYVCGTDEYGTATETKALEEGVTPRELCDRFHKVHADIYKWFNIEFDYFGRTSTPEQTEIVQGLFKKIDDAGLINEKTIEQLFCNSCDRFLADRYVHGTCPHCESINARGDQCEDCGKLLEPIELIEPRCGTCGATPELKNTSHLYIDLPAVLPKLEAWMEEASVDGFWARNAIQMTKSWIRDGLKERAITRDLKWGIPVPKEGFEDKVFYVWFDAPIGYISISACYTPEWKSWWQNPENVKLFQFIGKDNIPFHTVIFPSTLLGSGENWTMLHHMSSSEYLNYENTKFSKSKGIGVFGNDCQDTGIPADVWRFYIFYNRPEKSDTQFTWKDFQEKVNSELIGNLGNLVNRTLTFTNRFYDGKIPEGKVDEALWKDISEREAVITSKLDRAELRDAFKEMLYLSSLGNKAFQEGEPWRTRNDDPEAAASLLMNLLYLVRDLAILVHPYLPGTSDRIASQLGLRDLKWEHLCEMKGVGTIGQPEILFKKLEDDFVEEQILRFAGSQADRTAAGAEDNPESNFRAVIDLRVAKILKVDQHPEADKLYVITLDGGEAESRTICSGLVGHYSIDELEGRNIILAFNLKPAKLRGIKSNGMLLAAENKEHMEVLFSASGQPGDRVLLEGDNSDLTAPGKKIKVDRFFEGPILVKDHAVMVGETALCISGQPVRTEKVVNGEVG, from the coding sequence GTGAAACGAAGACTTGTGACTTCAGCACTACCCTACGTAAATAATATTCCCCACCTGGGAAATCTTATACAGGTTCTCTCAGCCGATGTTTTTGCCAGGTTTTGCCGCCAGTACGGCTATGAAACCCTTTATGTCTGCGGCACCGACGAATACGGAACCGCCACCGAAACAAAGGCCCTGGAAGAAGGCGTGACTCCCCGGGAGCTCTGTGACCGCTTCCATAAGGTCCATGCAGATATCTATAAATGGTTCAATATTGAGTTTGACTATTTTGGAAGAACCTCAACACCCGAGCAGACCGAAATCGTTCAGGGGCTTTTTAAAAAAATTGATGACGCTGGTCTAATCAATGAAAAAACGATTGAACAGCTTTTTTGCAACAGCTGCGATCGTTTCCTGGCAGACCGTTATGTCCATGGGACCTGTCCTCACTGTGAATCTATCAATGCCCGGGGAGACCAGTGTGAAGACTGCGGCAAACTTCTGGAGCCCATCGAACTGATCGAGCCGCGTTGCGGAACCTGCGGGGCCACCCCGGAATTAAAAAACACCAGTCACCTCTATATTGACCTTCCCGCTGTGCTTCCCAAGCTGGAAGCCTGGATGGAAGAAGCCTCAGTAGACGGTTTCTGGGCTCGAAATGCCATTCAAATGACAAAGAGCTGGATTCGGGACGGCCTGAAAGAGAGAGCCATCACGAGAGACCTGAAATGGGGTATTCCCGTTCCTAAAGAGGGCTTTGAAGACAAGGTTTTCTACGTCTGGTTTGACGCTCCCATCGGGTACATCTCCATTTCAGCCTGTTATACTCCCGAGTGGAAATCCTGGTGGCAGAATCCTGAAAATGTGAAACTCTTTCAGTTTATCGGTAAAGATAATATTCCCTTTCATACTGTCATCTTTCCCTCTACACTGCTCGGATCGGGAGAAAACTGGACCATGCTTCATCATATGTCCTCCAGTGAATACCTTAACTATGAAAACACAAAATTCTCTAAAAGCAAGGGAATCGGTGTCTTCGGCAACGATTGTCAGGACACAGGTATCCCGGCGGATGTCTGGAGATTTTATATTTTCTATAACAGACCCGAAAAATCGGACACCCAGTTCACCTGGAAAGATTTTCAGGAAAAGGTAAACTCCGAACTCATCGGGAATCTGGGAAACCTGGTCAACAGAACTCTGACCTTCACAAACCGCTTTTACGACGGTAAAATCCCAGAGGGAAAGGTAGATGAAGCCCTCTGGAAAGATATCAGTGAAAGAGAGGCGGTCATTACCTCTAAGCTGGATAGAGCCGAGTTGCGGGATGCCTTTAAGGAAATGCTCTATCTCTCCAGCCTGGGGAATAAGGCTTTTCAGGAAGGTGAACCCTGGAGAACCAGAAATGACGATCCCGAGGCGGCAGCCAGCCTCCTTATGAACCTGCTCTACCTGGTGAGAGACCTGGCTATTCTGGTTCATCCCTATCTTCCGGGAACATCCGACCGCATCGCTTCCCAACTGGGGTTGAGAGACCTGAAATGGGAACATCTCTGTGAAATGAAGGGTGTCGGCACCATCGGACAGCCTGAAATCCTGTTTAAGAAGCTGGAAGACGACTTTGTGGAAGAACAGATTCTCCGCTTTGCAGGTTCTCAGGCCGATAGAACCGCTGCTGGAGCTGAGGACAATCCCGAGTCCAATTTCAGAGCAGTCATCGACCTGAGGGTCGCAAAGATTCTCAAGGTTGACCAGCATCCCGAGGCCGACAAACTGTATGTTATCACCTTGGACGGGGGCGAGGCGGAGAGCAGAACCATCTGTTCCGGACTGGTGGGACATTACAGCATTGATGAGCTTGAAGGCAGGAATATTATTCTGGCCTTCAACCTGAAACCAGCCAAACTGCGGGGGATAAAGAGCAACGGAATGCTCCTCGCCGCCGAGAACAAGGAACACATGGAAGTTCTGTTTTCTGCAAGCGGGCAGCCCGGTGACAGAGTTCTTCTGGAAGGAGATAACTCGGATCTGACCGCCCCCGGCAAGAAGATCAAGGTTGATCGTTTTTTTGAGGGTCCCATCCTTGTGAAAGACCATGCCGTCATGGTGGGAGAAACGGCCTTATGCATCTCCGGACAGCCTGTGAGAACCGAAAAAGTCGTCAATGGAGAAGTAGGCTGA
- the hflC gene encoding protease modulator HflC has translation MNSSIKILLVAVVLFILVAFMGPFYIVPEGEQAIVTRFGKIVKAETDAGLKFRVPFVDNVSRYSKRILSWDGDPKRLPTSENQFIWVDTTARWIISDPAKFYESVTSMNQAYARLDDVIDSAVRTIIAQNPLAESVRSTDQIRKSSVKTQAAQVITDEEGNGPNFSITTGTNFSKIKKGRQIISDQIQTRAKILTPEYGIKLIDVVIRQIRYSDDLTQSVYARMITERNQIAQAYRSYGEGQKAEWMGKLEREQKSILSGAYAKSQEIKGRADAISTKIYGDEYGRNPDFYNFWKSMESYSTTLPSLNKTLTTDMDYFKYLYNSTGR, from the coding sequence GTGAACAGTTCAATAAAGATTTTACTTGTCGCAGTTGTTCTTTTCATATTGGTTGCATTTATGGGACCTTTTTATATTGTTCCCGAAGGTGAGCAGGCAATCGTTACCCGTTTTGGTAAGATTGTGAAGGCTGAAACCGATGCCGGATTGAAGTTTAGAGTTCCATTTGTGGATAATGTTTCCCGATATTCCAAGAGAATTCTCAGCTGGGATGGTGACCCCAAAAGACTTCCCACATCTGAAAACCAGTTTATCTGGGTCGATACAACCGCCCGTTGGATCATCAGTGATCCTGCCAAATTTTATGAATCTGTCACATCCATGAACCAGGCCTACGCCCGGCTTGATGATGTCATCGACTCGGCTGTGAGAACCATCATTGCCCAGAATCCTCTGGCCGAATCTGTGAGAAGCACAGACCAGATCAGAAAATCTTCTGTTAAAACCCAGGCAGCGCAGGTCATCACCGATGAAGAAGGGAACGGTCCAAACTTCTCGATTACCACTGGAACAAACTTTTCCAAAATTAAGAAGGGACGTCAAATAATTTCTGATCAAATTCAGACCAGAGCCAAAATTTTAACACCCGAGTATGGAATAAAGCTGATAGACGTTGTTATCCGTCAGATCCGTTATTCTGACGACCTGACACAGTCTGTCTATGCCAGAATGATCACAGAACGAAACCAGATTGCCCAGGCCTATCGGTCTTATGGTGAAGGTCAGAAAGCAGAATGGATGGGAAAACTCGAAAGAGAACAGAAATCAATCCTTTCAGGAGCTTATGCCAAGTCTCAAGAGATCAAAGGTCGGGCCGATGCAATATCAACAAAAATCTATGGTGATGAATATGGACGTAATCCTGATTTCTATAACTTCTGGAAATCTATGGAGTCCTACAGTACCACCCTGCCCTCTTTGAATAAGACATTGACAACAGATATGGATTATTTCAAATATCTCTATAATTCCACAGGTAGATAA
- a CDS encoding peptidoglycan bridge formation glycyltransferase FemA/FemB family protein: protein MAVLIAERISLEELSSRAETAGFLQTAFWAKQKASFGWKAEAIRWNRGEKEGVLLILIRSLPAGLSLAYVPGGPPASAGQEDRDSFLVELSMELRGILPLGCFFIRYDLPEYSTFDTLAPVFPDILKKAPLDIQPPDTVVLDLREGYDALLPGMHKKTRYNIRLAAKKGVTVEIAGADRLKEWYELYRITALRDKIGIHPLSYYENLFSLLSDNKQARLKLFLAYSEAELLAGIIVLFHQKEAVYLYGASSNEKRNLMPAYALQSAALQEACRRGCTSYDMFGIPPSEDPDHPMAGLYRFKTGFGGEIRHRPGAWDYPYSRLIYLFYRLLEAARKYYYKSWKKR from the coding sequence TTGGCCGTCCTGATTGCTGAACGAATTTCCCTGGAAGAACTGAGCTCCAGGGCAGAAACGGCTGGTTTTCTCCAGACCGCCTTCTGGGCAAAACAGAAAGCCTCTTTCGGCTGGAAAGCCGAGGCCATACGCTGGAATCGGGGGGAGAAAGAAGGTGTTCTCTTGATCCTCATCCGTTCCCTTCCTGCCGGTCTGTCTCTGGCCTATGTCCCCGGAGGGCCTCCCGCCTCTGCAGGACAGGAGGACAGAGACAGCTTTCTGGTGGAGTTGTCCATGGAATTGAGGGGCATCCTGCCCCTGGGTTGTTTCTTTATCCGTTACGATCTACCTGAATATTCTACCTTTGATACCCTGGCTCCCGTATTTCCGGACATTTTAAAAAAGGCTCCTCTCGACATTCAGCCTCCCGACACGGTGGTTCTTGACCTCCGGGAGGGATACGATGCCCTGCTTCCGGGGATGCATAAAAAGACACGCTACAACATTCGCCTGGCCGCCAAAAAAGGAGTCACTGTGGAGATCGCCGGTGCCGACAGGCTGAAGGAGTGGTACGAACTCTACCGGATCACTGCCCTGAGGGATAAAATTGGAATTCATCCTCTCTCCTACTATGAAAACCTCTTTTCTCTTCTTTCAGACAACAAGCAAGCTCGTTTAAAACTGTTTCTGGCTTATTCAGAAGCTGAACTTCTGGCAGGAATTATCGTTCTTTTTCACCAGAAGGAAGCGGTTTATCTCTACGGGGCATCATCCAATGAAAAAAGAAACCTCATGCCCGCTTATGCTCTGCAGTCAGCGGCCCTGCAGGAGGCCTGCAGACGGGGCTGCACCAGTTATGACATGTTCGGAATTCCTCCCAGTGAGGACCCGGACCATCCCATGGCGGGACTGTATCGTTTTAAAACTGGATTTGGTGGAGAAATCCGTCATAGACCAGGAGCCTGGGATTATCCCTACAGCCGTCTGATTTATCTTTTTTACCGCCTTTTGGAAGCTGCCAGAAAGTATTATTACAAGAGCTGGAAGAAGCGCTAG
- a CDS encoding sodium:glutamate symporter produces the protein MNFHWTFIIDLGIISIALLLGTLIRSKISFFQKYLIPNSLTAGFILLIFYNWIGPLWGWTTLSLGNMVFHFLNISFIAMILRVGKKVKSDRKAVFSMATSLVAQYGLQCFVGTVLTLIMIHTVFPNLFPGFGLFATLGFSLGPGQAFAIGSGWEDLGFEGLASVGLTFGALGFLLACFGGIFLINFGLKKKWIYPEQMSGLDKATVRAGVVKRGEEAPGEMVSNKTSTEAIDPLSFNAAMILGTYLLSYLFLRLLSWLLAFAGPLGSELAVNLWGIMFIFSAVMAMVVKKILVILNLEYIVDDQRLTRVAGFSVDFMVAASVGAISIAVLVDYWIPILVVAGISGFITIVTHIWLSSRIFEDHSFYRAILIYGCVTGTLPTGLALLRIIDPEFETPASKDYMYASGMVFLMVIPIILTANMPAYGALKGSLVQTYIVLGIYAFYVLLCFVLYLILSGKNRFNRPADLWLAQKHLKVKK, from the coding sequence GTGAATTTTCATTGGACTTTTATTATTGATCTCGGCATTATCTCCATCGCCTTATTATTGGGAACACTGATCCGGTCAAAAATCAGTTTTTTTCAGAAATATCTGATACCCAATTCTCTGACTGCAGGATTTATTCTCCTGATATTTTACAATTGGATAGGACCCCTTTGGGGCTGGACCACCCTTTCTCTTGGAAACATGGTTTTTCATTTTCTGAATATTTCATTTATCGCCATGATTCTTCGCGTTGGAAAAAAGGTTAAGTCAGACAGAAAAGCCGTGTTTTCAATGGCCACATCTCTTGTCGCCCAATACGGGTTGCAGTGCTTTGTCGGGACAGTCCTGACCCTCATTATGATACACACCGTGTTTCCGAATCTCTTTCCCGGTTTCGGCCTCTTCGCTACTCTCGGATTTTCACTGGGACCAGGCCAGGCCTTTGCCATCGGAAGCGGTTGGGAAGATCTGGGTTTTGAAGGACTGGCTTCGGTTGGTCTCACTTTTGGTGCTCTCGGGTTTCTGCTAGCCTGTTTCGGGGGGATTTTTCTGATTAATTTCGGTCTCAAAAAGAAATGGATCTATCCCGAACAGATGTCCGGTCTGGATAAAGCGACTGTCCGTGCAGGTGTTGTGAAAAGAGGGGAGGAGGCACCCGGCGAAATGGTGTCAAATAAGACTTCCACCGAAGCCATCGACCCCTTGTCTTTCAATGCCGCCATGATTCTGGGTACCTATCTGCTCAGCTACCTGTTTCTACGCCTTCTGTCCTGGCTCCTGGCTTTTGCCGGTCCTCTGGGATCTGAACTGGCTGTGAACCTCTGGGGAATCATGTTTATCTTTTCTGCCGTCATGGCCATGGTTGTGAAAAAAATTCTGGTCATCCTGAATCTGGAATACATTGTAGATGATCAGAGGCTGACGCGAGTGGCCGGTTTTTCCGTCGATTTTATGGTAGCCGCTTCGGTGGGAGCCATTTCTATCGCCGTATTGGTGGATTATTGGATTCCCATTCTGGTTGTTGCCGGGATCAGTGGTTTTATTACCATCGTCACTCATATCTGGCTGTCCAGCCGGATCTTTGAAGATCATAGTTTTTACAGGGCCATTCTGATCTATGGCTGTGTTACAGGAACACTGCCAACGGGCCTTGCTCTTCTGAGAATCATCGATCCCGAGTTCGAGACACCCGCATCCAAGGATTACATGTATGCCTCGGGGATGGTCTTCCTCATGGTGATTCCTATTATCCTTACAGCTAATATGCCAGCTTATGGCGCCCTTAAAGGCTCTTTGGTACAGACTTATATCGTTCTGGGTATCTATGCCTTCTATGTGCTTCTCTGTTTCGTTCTTTATTTAATTCTGTCCGGTAAGAACAGGTTTAATCGACCTGCCGATCTCTGGCTGGCCCAGAAGCATCTGAAGGTGAAAAAGTAA